The Dehalococcoidales bacterium genome includes a region encoding these proteins:
- a CDS encoding NADH-quinone oxidoreductase subunit J: MGLASAFWIMAVVMVAAALGVLFIRNIFRAALALILCFIAVAGIYITLSADFLAAVQILVYVGAISVLIILAIMMTRDVQKGNPVNKLEIPAAVVAAALLGILVYVVTDAPWHISSADPVSPTVAPLASRLFSENGFILPVEIGAVLLLAAILGAIVITREK; encoded by the coding sequence ATGGGACTGGCCTCGGCTTTCTGGATAATGGCGGTGGTCATGGTGGCGGCGGCGCTGGGCGTGCTGTTCATCCGCAACATCTTCCGCGCCGCGCTGGCGCTGATACTCTGCTTTATCGCCGTGGCGGGCATTTACATCACCCTGAGCGCGGACTTCCTGGCGGCCGTGCAGATACTGGTCTATGTAGGCGCCATTTCCGTGCTGATTATTCTGGCCATCATGATGACGCGGGACGTCCAGAAAGGCAACCCGGTGAACAAGCTGGAGATACCGGCCGCCGTGGTGGCCGCGGCGCTGCTGGGCATCCTGGTCTATGTGGTCACCGACGCCCCCTGGCATATATCATCGGCCGACCCCGTATCACCGACCGTTGCTCCTTTAGCGTCCCGGCTTTTCAGCGAGAACGGTTTTATTTTACCCGTGGAGATAGGCGCGGTGCTGCTGCTGGCGGCGATTCTGGGCGCCATCGTGATTACGAGGGAGAAGTAG
- a CDS encoding NADH-quinone oxidoreductase subunit I, with translation MFKFERFGLGIFKGMTVTIRHLFRHPTVSQYPEQRLNISRRTRGNELIWSRERCTGCATCAKACPQGAIEIVTAANTAENKYNVTKYRVDTGYCIQCGLCVEACPYDALFMGFSFERAKYRRADLVQEDDALAESPERPASGYFHPDIAAKLPEQTLLVDKITEKRKKQ, from the coding sequence GTGTTCAAGTTTGAGCGTTTCGGCCTGGGTATTTTCAAGGGGATGACGGTCACCATCCGGCACCTTTTCCGCCACCCCACCGTGAGCCAGTACCCGGAGCAGCGGCTGAATATTTCCCGCCGCACCCGCGGCAACGAGCTTATCTGGAGCCGGGAGCGGTGCACCGGCTGCGCCACCTGCGCCAAGGCCTGCCCCCAGGGCGCTATCGAGATTGTAACCGCCGCCAATACGGCGGAAAATAAATATAATGTAACCAAATACCGGGTGGACACCGGCTACTGTATCCAGTGCGGCCTGTGCGTGGAGGCCTGCCCCTACGACGCCCTTTTCATGGGCTTCAGCTTCGAGCGGGCTAAATACCGCCGCGCCGACCTGGTACAGGAGGACGACGCCCTGGCGGAATCTCCGGAACGCCCGGCCAGCGGCTACTTCCACCCGGATATCGCGGCTAAACTGCCGGAGCAGACTTTGCTGGTGGATAAAATAACGGAAAAGAGAAAGAAGCAGTAA
- the nuoH gene encoding NADH-quinone oxidoreductase subunit NuoH has product MPAAAVAADWPGGYWWHWLFYSVAIIGFLLTMVMGAIYLERRGMGRMQSRLGPNRTGPFGLLQPVADAVKVLLKENIVPTAADKIVHFVAPIVAFAPVLMILAVLPIMNGAVLADLNIGILYIVAVSSIGTVGVFMAGWGSGNKYSLLGAMRNVAAVVSYEIPMVLAIVGVVLFAGSLTISDIIAKQDIPFILMQPLGFLLFFAAACAEINRSPFDLFEADQELVAGYMTEYSGMKFAMFYLVEYAEAIAMSAVITTIFLSGWRGPWLPPWLWFILKTFAVFFLMIWTRTTLPRVRIDQLMAFAWKFLFPLAIINLFVTAIQVLAWPDALPWFLIFINFAVMGVLVLIWSKFFRLGWGRVQV; this is encoded by the coding sequence CTGCCGGCGGCGGCGGTAGCCGCGGACTGGCCGGGCGGCTACTGGTGGCACTGGCTCTTCTACAGCGTGGCCATCATCGGCTTTTTGCTGACCATGGTCATGGGCGCCATTTACCTGGAACGCCGCGGCATGGGCAGAATGCAGTCGCGCCTCGGCCCCAACCGCACCGGGCCTTTCGGTCTTTTGCAGCCGGTGGCGGACGCCGTCAAGGTGCTGCTCAAGGAAAACATCGTCCCCACCGCCGCGGACAAGATAGTGCATTTCGTCGCGCCTATCGTGGCTTTCGCCCCGGTGCTGATGATTCTGGCCGTGCTGCCCATTATGAACGGCGCGGTCCTGGCCGACCTCAATATCGGCATTTTATACATCGTGGCGGTCAGTTCCATCGGCACGGTGGGGGTTTTCATGGCGGGGTGGGGCTCCGGCAACAAGTACTCGCTGCTGGGCGCCATGCGCAACGTGGCCGCCGTGGTCAGCTACGAGATACCTATGGTGCTGGCCATCGTCGGCGTGGTGCTGTTCGCCGGCTCGCTGACCATCAGCGATATTATCGCCAAACAGGATATTCCCTTCATTTTAATGCAGCCGCTGGGCTTCCTGCTTTTCTTCGCCGCCGCCTGCGCGGAAATCAACCGCAGTCCCTTCGACCTTTTTGAGGCCGACCAGGAGCTGGTGGCCGGGTACATGACCGAGTATTCCGGCATGAAGTTCGCCATGTTCTACCTGGTGGAATACGCGGAGGCTATTGCCATGTCCGCCGTGATTACCACCATTTTCCTGAGCGGCTGGCGCGGCCCCTGGCTGCCGCCCTGGCTCTGGTTTATTTTAAAGACCTTCGCCGTCTTTTTCCTGATGATATGGACGCGCACCACTTTGCCCCGCGTCCGCATCGACCAGCTGATGGCCTTCGCCTGGAAGTTCCTTTTCCCGCTGGCCATCATCAACCTCTTCGTCACCGCCATCCAGGTGCTGGCCTGGCCGGACGCTTTGCCATGGTTCCTGATATTCATCAACTTCGCCGTGATGGGCGTGCTGGTACTGATATGGTCCAAATTCTTTAGACTGGGGTGGGGCCGTGTTCAAGTTTGA
- a CDS encoding NADH-quinone oxidoreductase subunit D, which yields MTTTEELTLHTEPFVLNFGPVHPSTHGVFRMRCTLDGEVVLDIEPVFGYLHRGVEKLAEERTYTGFIPLTDRLDYISPMSNNLGYCLAVEKLAGIKVPERAEYIRVIMAELQRLANHCIAVGSMLNDAGAYYTPFMYAFREREKIIDLFDMVSGQRLTYNYMRIGGVSQDIPAEFLPALKKIISRLKKWVEEYEVLLKQNEILLARAKGVGILAKEIAVNCGISGPVARASGVKRDVRKDDPYSIYDRFQFDIPTGEAGDCYDRYRVRIEEMRQSLRILEQAVPQIPGGAVKADVPHLIRPPAGDAYAHIESPKGELGYYLVSDNSIAPYRCHVRPTSLINLTALREMVKGWKVADLILIFGSIDITMGEVDR from the coding sequence GTGACGACTACCGAAGAGTTGACGCTCCATACCGAGCCTTTTGTTTTAAACTTCGGGCCGGTGCATCCCAGCACGCACGGCGTTTTCCGTATGCGCTGCACGCTGGACGGGGAAGTCGTCCTGGACATCGAGCCGGTTTTCGGCTATCTGCACCGCGGCGTGGAAAAGCTGGCGGAGGAGCGCACCTACACCGGCTTTATCCCCCTCACCGACCGCCTGGACTATATTTCCCCGATGAGCAACAACCTGGGCTACTGCCTGGCGGTGGAAAAGCTGGCGGGCATTAAAGTCCCGGAGCGCGCCGAGTACATCCGCGTTATCATGGCGGAGCTGCAAAGACTGGCCAATCACTGCATCGCCGTGGGGTCCATGCTGAACGATGCCGGGGCTTACTACACGCCCTTCATGTACGCCTTCCGCGAGCGGGAAAAAATTATAGATTTATTTGACATGGTCAGCGGCCAGCGCCTGACCTATAACTATATGCGTATCGGCGGGGTCAGCCAGGACATCCCGGCGGAGTTCCTGCCCGCGCTGAAAAAAATTATCAGTCGACTCAAGAAATGGGTGGAGGAATACGAAGTCCTGCTTAAGCAGAATGAAATCCTGCTGGCCCGCGCCAAGGGCGTAGGCATCCTTGCTAAAGAAATAGCCGTCAACTGCGGCATCAGCGGCCCCGTCGCCCGCGCCAGCGGCGTTAAGCGGGACGTGCGCAAGGACGACCCCTATTCCATTTACGACCGCTTCCAGTTCGATATCCCCACCGGTGAGGCCGGTGACTGCTATGACCGCTACCGCGTTAGGATAGAAGAGATGCGCCAGAGCCTGCGTATCCTGGAGCAGGCCGTGCCGCAAATACCCGGCGGCGCCGTGAAAGCGGACGTGCCCCACCTTATCCGCCCCCCCGCCGGCGACGCCTACGCCCATATAGAGTCGCCCAAGGGCGAGCTGGGCTATTACCTCGTGTCGGACAACTCTATAGCGCCCTACCGCTGCCACGTGCGGCCCACCAGCCTGATAAACCTCACCGCTTTGCGGGAAATGGTCAAGGGCTGGAAAGTGGCCGACCTTATCCTGATTTTCGGCAGCATCGATATTACCATGGGAGAAGTTGATAGATAG
- a CDS encoding NADH-quinone oxidoreductase subunit C: protein MTASLAAREIAAALNAKFPGAAEEVGANGALVKNESLFAVMEYLKTGEGLKFDYFNYVTAVDYYSYFEMVYQLTSLESNRSVMIKARCYDRENPTLPSVTALWQGADFQEREIFDLFGIKFEGHPNLKRIFLWDGFPGHPLRKDFNG from the coding sequence GTGACGGCATCCCTGGCGGCCAGAGAAATCGCGGCGGCGTTGAACGCCAAGTTCCCCGGCGCGGCGGAAGAGGTCGGGGCTAACGGCGCGCTGGTCAAAAACGAGTCGCTTTTTGCCGTGATGGAATACCTCAAGACCGGCGAGGGGCTGAAGTTCGACTATTTTAACTACGTTACCGCCGTGGACTATTACAGCTATTTCGAGATGGTTTACCAGCTTACCTCGCTGGAATCCAACCGCTCCGTGATGATTAAAGCCCGCTGCTATGACCGGGAGAACCCCACCCTGCCCTCCGTAACCGCTTTGTGGCAGGGGGCGGACTTCCAGGAGCGGGAGATTTTCGACCTTTTCGGCATCAAGTTCGAGGGACACCCCAACCTAAAGCGCATCTTTCTCTGGGACGGTTTCCCGGGGCATCCTTTGCGGAAGGACTTTAACGGGTGA
- a CDS encoding NADH-quinone oxidoreductase subunit B family protein, translating to MEISSDKDYIYTASELDSHEGQVIQKLKSGAREPIPDPAAWLDEDLKRNVLLTTVDWVLNWAKRSSLWTGICFPACCAFEFIAAEGPRFDLSRFGMEILRASPRQADLMITAGTLTWKLAPSVRRIYDQMPEPKWVIAMGACGISGGIFRSSYAVVPGYNKIVPVDVYVPGCPPRPEALIYGIRKIQEKIARSKSVPDLPEMPKLKLPGGGKGDRP from the coding sequence ATGGAAATAAGCAGCGATAAAGATTACATCTACACCGCTTCCGAGCTGGACAGCCACGAGGGGCAGGTCATCCAGAAGCTCAAGTCCGGCGCCCGCGAGCCCATCCCCGACCCCGCTGCATGGCTGGACGAGGACCTGAAACGCAACGTCCTGCTTACCACCGTGGACTGGGTGCTCAACTGGGCCAAGCGCTCCTCCCTCTGGACGGGCATATGCTTCCCCGCCTGCTGCGCCTTCGAGTTCATCGCGGCGGAAGGGCCGCGTTTTGATTTGTCCCGCTTCGGCATGGAAATCCTGCGCGCTTCCCCGCGCCAGGCCGACCTCATGATTACCGCCGGCACGCTTACCTGGAAGCTGGCTCCCAGTGTGCGGCGCATCTATGACCAGATGCCGGAGCCAAAGTGGGTTATCGCCATGGGCGCCTGCGGCATCAGCGGCGGTATTTTCCGCTCGTCTTACGCCGTGGTGCCGGGCTATAACAAGATTGTCCCGGTGGACGTTTATGTCCCCGGCTGCCCGCCCCGCCCGGAAGCCCTGATTTACGGCATCCGCAAGATACAGGAAAAAATCGCCAGGTCCAAGTCCGTCCCGGACCTCCCTGAAATGCCCAAATTAAAGTTGCCCGGCGGCGGAAAGGGAGACCGACCGTGA
- a CDS encoding NADH-quinone oxidoreductase subunit A, with translation MLASYGLIGLFSIVAVLFSLTMVVIPIILRLLKINPNHPNAVKNSVFECGMETIGKTWVQFNFRYYFFALIFLALDVLVVFLYPWAVQLRELGAFSLYAVLILVFIILVGYLYAWKKKALEWK, from the coding sequence ATGTTAGCCAGTTACGGATTAATAGGTTTATTCTCTATCGTGGCTGTCCTCTTCTCCCTGACGATGGTCGTTATCCCCATAATCCTGCGCCTGCTTAAAATCAACCCCAACCACCCCAACGCCGTCAAAAACTCCGTTTTCGAGTGCGGCATGGAGACCATCGGCAAGACCTGGGTACAGTTCAATTTCCGCTACTACTTCTTCGCCCTCATCTTTTTAGCCCTTGACGTGCTGGTGGTATTCCTTTATCCCTGGGCGGTACAGCTCCGGGAGCTGGGCGCCTTCAGCCTTTACGCCGTGCTCATCCTGGTGTTTATCATACTGGTCGGCTATCTTTATGCCTGGAAGAAGAAGGCGCTGGAATGGAAATAA